The following are from one region of the Bactrocera oleae isolate idBacOlea1 chromosome 6, idBacOlea1, whole genome shotgun sequence genome:
- the LOC138857784 gene encoding uncharacterized protein produces MQRKTDLYSEGWKFIYTDGSKNPNHTAYAVVSEISEIIKNGLLLSQSSVFAAEAYAIKEAIQWITSSKGKYVICTHSLATVTAIRNTSNSSPLISEIRDKLIDSRNKIKVMWIPGHCGIPGNELADKEEKNATLSPCIYVRTNESKVIVRFVENFSKLKAKADWYTYDNRYRLVNPEQRKAVYPSTCSIPEIKIFTRLRLGHTILTHQHILDRNITPGCRLCNSPTNSVEHILNICPTFRHIRRYYVESSPSKLLKEPSTANIKEIYNFISRAQLKHLI; encoded by the coding sequence ATGCAGCGCAAGACAGATCTCTATTCAGAAGGATGGAAATTCATTTACACCGATGGGTCAAAAAATCCCAACCACACCGCATATGCAGTGGTTTCCGAGATCTCGGAAATCATTAAAAATGGATTACTTTTATCACAATCTTCTGTTTTTGCCGCAGAAGCATACGCAATAAAAGAAGCTATCCAATGGATCACGTCTTCCAAAGGTAAATATGTTATCTGTACCCACAGCCTTGCAACAGTCACAGCTATTCGAAATACATCCAACAGCAGCCCTCTAATCAGTGAAATTCGGGACAAATTGATTGATAgccgaaataaaattaaagtaatgtggATTCCAGGACACTGCGGCATTCCAGGAAACGAACTCGCtgataaagaagaaaaaaacgcCACTCTTAGTCCATGTATTTACGTGAGAACTAATGAAAGCAAAGTCATTGTGcgatttgttgaaaatttctcaaAGCTTAAAGCTAAAGCGGACTGGTATACTTACGACAACCGTTACCGGCTCGTTAATCCCGAACAAAGAAAAGCAGTATACCCCTCTACATGCAGCATTCCGGAGATCAAAATTTTTACACGACTCCGTTTAGGACACACCATTTTAACGCACCAACATATCCTGGACCGCAACATAACGCCTGGCTGCCGGCTATGCAACAGTCCAACAAATTCTGTAGAACACATACTAAACATATGCCCTACCTTTCGTCATATAAGACGATACTATGTCGAGTCTTCTCCTTCGAAACTCCTCAAAGAACCGTCAACTGCCAAcataaaagaaatttacaaCTTCATCTCCAGAGCCCAACTAAAGCATCTCATCTAA